Proteins co-encoded in one Vidua chalybeata isolate OUT-0048 chromosome 18, bVidCha1 merged haplotype, whole genome shotgun sequence genomic window:
- the THOC5 gene encoding THO complex subunit 5 homolog isoform X1, translated as MDAPSDTGDLFSCHSEPRGPPSAIGDPIPGPKNPWILPPPPPMTPSCAPPKPLCAPHPIGDPIPNPWVPPVPSGTPSHAPTTKGYPQCHWGPRPKPMDTHQCFWDPYPSSPHSCGCPSAPGAPPVPPVPPVWRSHMVTTPLGQTTPTSRGHAHGAHCGSSRMPGPLGGACSSGSLSPPLRAALCRPVTSLPGGAEARPRPAGSTMSSESSKKRKPKVIRTDGVPAEGKRGKGDTDQETQTLLWRVSTKLEDPSGICMVPSNPPDVRYYSEESEVDLRDPIKDYELYRETCQELQRLMAEIQELKSRGIKENASEIDERRVQSCVHFMTLKKLNRLAHIRLKKGRDQTHEAKQKVDAYHLQLQNLLYEVMHLQKEITKCLEFKSKHEEIELVSLEEFYKEAPPEISRPAITLTEPHQQTLARLDWELEQRKRLAEKYKECLTSKEKILKEIEVKKEYLSSLQPRLNSIMQASLPVQEYLFMPFDQAHKQYETARHLPPPLYVLFVQASAYGQACDKKLVVAIEGSVEEAKALYKPPEDSQDDESDSDAEEEQTTKRRRPTLGVQLDDKRKEMLKRHPLSVTLDLKCKDENVLHLTFHYLMNLNVMTVKAKVTTAMEMTTAISAGDLLSPDSLLNCLYPGDHGRKTPNPANQFQFDKVGILTLSDYVTELGHPYVWVQKLGGLHFPKEQPQHTVAADNSLSASHMELTVKLLRSRLQSRLALHKQFASLEHGVVPVSSECQQLFPTKIVSRLVKWTAIPYEDYAELPYTKDVIEAGLAEDTHLYYMALIERGTAKLQAAVVLNPGYSTLPPVFSLCLNWKGERNSSNDDNIRAMESEVNVYYKELWGPKPGYQLLTNQLQRLCMVLDVYLETEPHDPSVEGPKEFPQEKMCLRLVRGPLRLKPFKFNYPQGFFSHR; from the exons ATGGATGCTCCCAGTGACACTGGGGACCTTTTCTCATGCCATTCCGAGCCCAGGGGTCCCCCCAGTGCCATTGGGGACCCCATCCCCGGCCCCAAAAACCCATGGATCCTCCCACCGCCACCACCAATGACTCCTTCCTGTGCCCCTCCCAAACCCCTGTGTGCCCCCCACCCCATTggggatcccatcccaaacccatggGTACCCCCAGTGCCATCAGGGACCCCATCCCATGCCCCCACAACCAAGGGGTACCCCCAGTGCCACTGGGGACCCCGTCCCAAGCCCATGGACACCCATCAGTGCTTCTGGGACCCCTACCCAAGCTCCCCCCATTCCTGTGGGTGCCCTTCTGCACCAGGAGCCCCCCCAGTCccaccagtgcccccagtgtGGAGGTCTCACATGGTGACCACGCCCCTTGGCCAAACCACGCCCACCAGCCGAGGCCACGCCCACGGCGCGCATTGCGGGTCCTCCAGGATGCCAGGTCCGCTAGGGGGCGCCTGTAGCAGCGGCAGCCTCTcgccgccgctccgcgccgcgcTCTGTCGCCCCGTGACGTCACTTCCGGGAGGCGCGGAGGCGAGGCCGCG ccctgccggCAGCACCATGTCCTCCGAGTCCAGCAAGAAGAGGAAGCCCAAGGTGATCCGCACGGATGGGGTCCCAGCCGAGGGCAAGAGGGGCAAGGGCGACACGGACCAG GAGACACAAACACTCCTCTGGAGAGTGAGCACAAAGCTGGAAGATCCCTCAGGGATTTGCATGGTGCCTTCAAACCCTCCC GATGTCAGGTACTACAGCGAGGAGAGCGAGGTGGATCTGCGTGACCCCATCAAGGACTACGAGCTCTACAGGGAGACCTGCCAGGAGCTCCAGAGGCTCATGGCAGAGATCCAGGAGCTGAAGAGCCGGGGCATCAAGGAAAAT GCCTCGGAGATCGACGAGCGGCGCGTCCAGAGCTGTGTCCACTTCATGACCCTGAAGAAGCTGAACCGCCTGGCCCACATCCGGCTGAAGAAGGGCAGGGACCAGACCCACGAG GCAAAGCAGAAGGTCGATGCCTAtcacctgcagctccagaaCCTGCTCTACGAGGTGATGCACCTGCAGAAAGAGATCACCAAGTGCCTGGAATTCAA ATCCAAACACGAGGAGATCGAGCTGGTGAGCCTGGAGGAGTTCTACAAAGAGGCTCCCCCTGAAATCAGCCGCCCTGCCATCACCCTGACCGAGCCCCACCAGCAGACCCTGGCCCGCCTGgactgggagctggagcagcgcaAGAG GCTGGCAGAGAAATACAAGGAGTGCCTGACCAGCAAGGAGAAGATCCTGAAGGAGATTGAGGTGAAGAAGGAATATCTGAGCAGCCTCCAGCCTCGACTCAACAGCATCATGCAG GCCTCCCTGCCTGTGCAGGAGTACCTGTTCATGCCCTTCGACCAGGCTCACAAGCAGTACGAGACCGCCCGGCACCTCCCGCCGCCTCTCTACGTCCTCTTCGTCCAAGCCAGTGCCTACGGACAGGCCTGTG ATAAGAAGTTGGTGGTGGCCATTGAAGGAAGTGTGGAGGAAGCCAAAGCCCTTTATAAGCCACCTGAGGACTCGCAGG ATGATGAGAGCGATTCTGACGCAGAGGAGGAGCAAACCACG AAGCGGCGCAGGCCCACCCTGGGCGTGCAGCTGGACGACAAACGCAAGGAGATGCTGAAGAGACACCCCTTGTCCGTCACCCTGGACCTGAAGTGCAAGG ACGAGAACGTGCTTCACCTGACCTTCCACTACCTGATGAACCTCAACGTCATGACAGTGAAAGCCAAGGTGACCACTGCCATGGAGATGACCACAGCCATCAGTGCTGG GGACCTGCTCTCCCCAGACTCCCTCCTCAACTGCCTCTATCCAGGGGACCACGGGAGGAAAACGCCCAACCCAGCCAACCAGTTCCAGTTCGATAAAGTGGG CATCCTGACCCTGAGTGACTACgtgacagagctgggacacCCCTACGTGTGGGTGCAGAAGCTGGGCGGCCTGCATTTCCCCAAGGAACAGCCTCAG cacacAGTGGCTGCTGACAATTCCCTGAGTGCCAGCCACATGGAGCTGACTGTGAAGCTGCTCCGGAGCCGCCTGCAGTCCCGCCTGGCCCTGCACAAGCAGTTTGCATCCCTCG AGCACGGTGTTGTGCCGGTGTCCAGCGagtgccagcagctcttcccGACCAAAATCGTCTCGCGCCTGGTGAAGTGGACTGCCATTCCCTATGAGGATTATGCT gagctgccctaCACTAAGGATGTGATAGAGGCTGGCTTGGCTGAAGACACTCACCTCTACTACATGGCCCTGATAGAGAGGGGAACAG CCAAGCTGCAGGCGGCCGTGGTGCTGAACCCCGGGTATTCCACGCTGCCTCCCGTCTTCAGCCTGTGCCTGAACTGGAAGGGAGAGCGCAACAGCAGCAACGACGACAACATTCGG GCCATGGAGAGCGAGGTCAATGTCTACTACAAGGAGCTGTGGGGGCCCAAACCCGGCTACCAGCTGCTCACCAACCAGCTGCAGCGCCTGTGCATGGTGCTGGACGTGTACCTGGAGACAGAGCCCCACGATCCCAGCGTGGAGGGGCCCAAGGAATTCCCCCAGGAGAAGATGTGTCTGCGCCTGGTCAG gggTCCCCTGCGCCTGAAACCCTTCAAGTTCAACTACCCCCAGGGGTTCTTCAGCCATcgctga
- the THOC5 gene encoding THO complex subunit 5 homolog isoform X2, whose amino-acid sequence MDAPSDTGDLFSCHSEPRGPPSAIGDPIPGPKNPWILPPPPPMTPSCAPPKPLCAPHPIGDPIPNPWVPPVPSGTPSHAPTTKGYPQCHWGPRPKPMDTHQCFWDPYPSSPHSCGCPSAPGAPPVPPVPPVWRSHMVTTPLGQTTPTSRGHAHGAHCGSSRMPGPLGGACSSGSLSPPLRAALCRPVTSLPGGAEARPRPAGSTMSSESSKKRKPKETQTLLWRVSTKLEDPSGICMVPSNPPDVRYYSEESEVDLRDPIKDYELYRETCQELQRLMAEIQELKSRGIKENASEIDERRVQSCVHFMTLKKLNRLAHIRLKKGRDQTHEAKQKVDAYHLQLQNLLYEVMHLQKEITKCLEFKSKHEEIELVSLEEFYKEAPPEISRPAITLTEPHQQTLARLDWELEQRKRLAEKYKECLTSKEKILKEIEVKKEYLSSLQPRLNSIMQASLPVQEYLFMPFDQAHKQYETARHLPPPLYVLFVQASAYGQACDKKLVVAIEGSVEEAKALYKPPEDSQDDESDSDAEEEQTTKRRRPTLGVQLDDKRKEMLKRHPLSVTLDLKCKDENVLHLTFHYLMNLNVMTVKAKVTTAMEMTTAISAGDLLSPDSLLNCLYPGDHGRKTPNPANQFQFDKVGILTLSDYVTELGHPYVWVQKLGGLHFPKEQPQHTVAADNSLSASHMELTVKLLRSRLQSRLALHKQFASLEHGVVPVSSECQQLFPTKIVSRLVKWTAIPYEDYAELPYTKDVIEAGLAEDTHLYYMALIERGTAKLQAAVVLNPGYSTLPPVFSLCLNWKGERNSSNDDNIRAMESEVNVYYKELWGPKPGYQLLTNQLQRLCMVLDVYLETEPHDPSVEGPKEFPQEKMCLRLVRGPLRLKPFKFNYPQGFFSHR is encoded by the exons ATGGATGCTCCCAGTGACACTGGGGACCTTTTCTCATGCCATTCCGAGCCCAGGGGTCCCCCCAGTGCCATTGGGGACCCCATCCCCGGCCCCAAAAACCCATGGATCCTCCCACCGCCACCACCAATGACTCCTTCCTGTGCCCCTCCCAAACCCCTGTGTGCCCCCCACCCCATTggggatcccatcccaaacccatggGTACCCCCAGTGCCATCAGGGACCCCATCCCATGCCCCCACAACCAAGGGGTACCCCCAGTGCCACTGGGGACCCCGTCCCAAGCCCATGGACACCCATCAGTGCTTCTGGGACCCCTACCCAAGCTCCCCCCATTCCTGTGGGTGCCCTTCTGCACCAGGAGCCCCCCCAGTCccaccagtgcccccagtgtGGAGGTCTCACATGGTGACCACGCCCCTTGGCCAAACCACGCCCACCAGCCGAGGCCACGCCCACGGCGCGCATTGCGGGTCCTCCAGGATGCCAGGTCCGCTAGGGGGCGCCTGTAGCAGCGGCAGCCTCTcgccgccgctccgcgccgcgcTCTGTCGCCCCGTGACGTCACTTCCGGGAGGCGCGGAGGCGAGGCCGCG ccctgccggCAGCACCATGTCCTCCGAGTCCAGCAAGAAGAGGAAGCCCAAG GAGACACAAACACTCCTCTGGAGAGTGAGCACAAAGCTGGAAGATCCCTCAGGGATTTGCATGGTGCCTTCAAACCCTCCC GATGTCAGGTACTACAGCGAGGAGAGCGAGGTGGATCTGCGTGACCCCATCAAGGACTACGAGCTCTACAGGGAGACCTGCCAGGAGCTCCAGAGGCTCATGGCAGAGATCCAGGAGCTGAAGAGCCGGGGCATCAAGGAAAAT GCCTCGGAGATCGACGAGCGGCGCGTCCAGAGCTGTGTCCACTTCATGACCCTGAAGAAGCTGAACCGCCTGGCCCACATCCGGCTGAAGAAGGGCAGGGACCAGACCCACGAG GCAAAGCAGAAGGTCGATGCCTAtcacctgcagctccagaaCCTGCTCTACGAGGTGATGCACCTGCAGAAAGAGATCACCAAGTGCCTGGAATTCAA ATCCAAACACGAGGAGATCGAGCTGGTGAGCCTGGAGGAGTTCTACAAAGAGGCTCCCCCTGAAATCAGCCGCCCTGCCATCACCCTGACCGAGCCCCACCAGCAGACCCTGGCCCGCCTGgactgggagctggagcagcgcaAGAG GCTGGCAGAGAAATACAAGGAGTGCCTGACCAGCAAGGAGAAGATCCTGAAGGAGATTGAGGTGAAGAAGGAATATCTGAGCAGCCTCCAGCCTCGACTCAACAGCATCATGCAG GCCTCCCTGCCTGTGCAGGAGTACCTGTTCATGCCCTTCGACCAGGCTCACAAGCAGTACGAGACCGCCCGGCACCTCCCGCCGCCTCTCTACGTCCTCTTCGTCCAAGCCAGTGCCTACGGACAGGCCTGTG ATAAGAAGTTGGTGGTGGCCATTGAAGGAAGTGTGGAGGAAGCCAAAGCCCTTTATAAGCCACCTGAGGACTCGCAGG ATGATGAGAGCGATTCTGACGCAGAGGAGGAGCAAACCACG AAGCGGCGCAGGCCCACCCTGGGCGTGCAGCTGGACGACAAACGCAAGGAGATGCTGAAGAGACACCCCTTGTCCGTCACCCTGGACCTGAAGTGCAAGG ACGAGAACGTGCTTCACCTGACCTTCCACTACCTGATGAACCTCAACGTCATGACAGTGAAAGCCAAGGTGACCACTGCCATGGAGATGACCACAGCCATCAGTGCTGG GGACCTGCTCTCCCCAGACTCCCTCCTCAACTGCCTCTATCCAGGGGACCACGGGAGGAAAACGCCCAACCCAGCCAACCAGTTCCAGTTCGATAAAGTGGG CATCCTGACCCTGAGTGACTACgtgacagagctgggacacCCCTACGTGTGGGTGCAGAAGCTGGGCGGCCTGCATTTCCCCAAGGAACAGCCTCAG cacacAGTGGCTGCTGACAATTCCCTGAGTGCCAGCCACATGGAGCTGACTGTGAAGCTGCTCCGGAGCCGCCTGCAGTCCCGCCTGGCCCTGCACAAGCAGTTTGCATCCCTCG AGCACGGTGTTGTGCCGGTGTCCAGCGagtgccagcagctcttcccGACCAAAATCGTCTCGCGCCTGGTGAAGTGGACTGCCATTCCCTATGAGGATTATGCT gagctgccctaCACTAAGGATGTGATAGAGGCTGGCTTGGCTGAAGACACTCACCTCTACTACATGGCCCTGATAGAGAGGGGAACAG CCAAGCTGCAGGCGGCCGTGGTGCTGAACCCCGGGTATTCCACGCTGCCTCCCGTCTTCAGCCTGTGCCTGAACTGGAAGGGAGAGCGCAACAGCAGCAACGACGACAACATTCGG GCCATGGAGAGCGAGGTCAATGTCTACTACAAGGAGCTGTGGGGGCCCAAACCCGGCTACCAGCTGCTCACCAACCAGCTGCAGCGCCTGTGCATGGTGCTGGACGTGTACCTGGAGACAGAGCCCCACGATCCCAGCGTGGAGGGGCCCAAGGAATTCCCCCAGGAGAAGATGTGTCTGCGCCTGGTCAG gggTCCCCTGCGCCTGAAACCCTTCAAGTTCAACTACCCCCAGGGGTTCTTCAGCCATcgctga
- the THOC5 gene encoding THO complex subunit 5 homolog isoform X3 — translation MDAPSDTGDLFSCHSEPRGPPSAIGDPIPGPKNPWILPPPPPMTPSCAPPKPLCAPHPIGDPIPNPWVPPVPSGTPSHAPTTKGYPQCHWGPRPKPMDTHQCFWDPYPSSPHSCGCPSAPGAPPVPPVPPVWRSHMVTTPLGQTTPTSRGHAHGAHCGSSRMPGPLGGACSSGSLSPPLRAALCRPVTSLPGGAEARPRPAGSTMSSESSKKRKPKVIRTDGVPAEGKRGKGDTDQDVRYYSEESEVDLRDPIKDYELYRETCQELQRLMAEIQELKSRGIKENASEIDERRVQSCVHFMTLKKLNRLAHIRLKKGRDQTHEAKQKVDAYHLQLQNLLYEVMHLQKEITKCLEFKSKHEEIELVSLEEFYKEAPPEISRPAITLTEPHQQTLARLDWELEQRKRLAEKYKECLTSKEKILKEIEVKKEYLSSLQPRLNSIMQASLPVQEYLFMPFDQAHKQYETARHLPPPLYVLFVQASAYGQACDKKLVVAIEGSVEEAKALYKPPEDSQDDESDSDAEEEQTTKRRRPTLGVQLDDKRKEMLKRHPLSVTLDLKCKDENVLHLTFHYLMNLNVMTVKAKVTTAMEMTTAISAGDLLSPDSLLNCLYPGDHGRKTPNPANQFQFDKVGILTLSDYVTELGHPYVWVQKLGGLHFPKEQPQHTVAADNSLSASHMELTVKLLRSRLQSRLALHKQFASLEHGVVPVSSECQQLFPTKIVSRLVKWTAIPYEDYAELPYTKDVIEAGLAEDTHLYYMALIERGTAKLQAAVVLNPGYSTLPPVFSLCLNWKGERNSSNDDNIRAMESEVNVYYKELWGPKPGYQLLTNQLQRLCMVLDVYLETEPHDPSVEGPKEFPQEKMCLRLVRGPLRLKPFKFNYPQGFFSHR, via the exons ATGGATGCTCCCAGTGACACTGGGGACCTTTTCTCATGCCATTCCGAGCCCAGGGGTCCCCCCAGTGCCATTGGGGACCCCATCCCCGGCCCCAAAAACCCATGGATCCTCCCACCGCCACCACCAATGACTCCTTCCTGTGCCCCTCCCAAACCCCTGTGTGCCCCCCACCCCATTggggatcccatcccaaacccatggGTACCCCCAGTGCCATCAGGGACCCCATCCCATGCCCCCACAACCAAGGGGTACCCCCAGTGCCACTGGGGACCCCGTCCCAAGCCCATGGACACCCATCAGTGCTTCTGGGACCCCTACCCAAGCTCCCCCCATTCCTGTGGGTGCCCTTCTGCACCAGGAGCCCCCCCAGTCccaccagtgcccccagtgtGGAGGTCTCACATGGTGACCACGCCCCTTGGCCAAACCACGCCCACCAGCCGAGGCCACGCCCACGGCGCGCATTGCGGGTCCTCCAGGATGCCAGGTCCGCTAGGGGGCGCCTGTAGCAGCGGCAGCCTCTcgccgccgctccgcgccgcgcTCTGTCGCCCCGTGACGTCACTTCCGGGAGGCGCGGAGGCGAGGCCGCG ccctgccggCAGCACCATGTCCTCCGAGTCCAGCAAGAAGAGGAAGCCCAAGGTGATCCGCACGGATGGGGTCCCAGCCGAGGGCAAGAGGGGCAAGGGCGACACGGACCAG GATGTCAGGTACTACAGCGAGGAGAGCGAGGTGGATCTGCGTGACCCCATCAAGGACTACGAGCTCTACAGGGAGACCTGCCAGGAGCTCCAGAGGCTCATGGCAGAGATCCAGGAGCTGAAGAGCCGGGGCATCAAGGAAAAT GCCTCGGAGATCGACGAGCGGCGCGTCCAGAGCTGTGTCCACTTCATGACCCTGAAGAAGCTGAACCGCCTGGCCCACATCCGGCTGAAGAAGGGCAGGGACCAGACCCACGAG GCAAAGCAGAAGGTCGATGCCTAtcacctgcagctccagaaCCTGCTCTACGAGGTGATGCACCTGCAGAAAGAGATCACCAAGTGCCTGGAATTCAA ATCCAAACACGAGGAGATCGAGCTGGTGAGCCTGGAGGAGTTCTACAAAGAGGCTCCCCCTGAAATCAGCCGCCCTGCCATCACCCTGACCGAGCCCCACCAGCAGACCCTGGCCCGCCTGgactgggagctggagcagcgcaAGAG GCTGGCAGAGAAATACAAGGAGTGCCTGACCAGCAAGGAGAAGATCCTGAAGGAGATTGAGGTGAAGAAGGAATATCTGAGCAGCCTCCAGCCTCGACTCAACAGCATCATGCAG GCCTCCCTGCCTGTGCAGGAGTACCTGTTCATGCCCTTCGACCAGGCTCACAAGCAGTACGAGACCGCCCGGCACCTCCCGCCGCCTCTCTACGTCCTCTTCGTCCAAGCCAGTGCCTACGGACAGGCCTGTG ATAAGAAGTTGGTGGTGGCCATTGAAGGAAGTGTGGAGGAAGCCAAAGCCCTTTATAAGCCACCTGAGGACTCGCAGG ATGATGAGAGCGATTCTGACGCAGAGGAGGAGCAAACCACG AAGCGGCGCAGGCCCACCCTGGGCGTGCAGCTGGACGACAAACGCAAGGAGATGCTGAAGAGACACCCCTTGTCCGTCACCCTGGACCTGAAGTGCAAGG ACGAGAACGTGCTTCACCTGACCTTCCACTACCTGATGAACCTCAACGTCATGACAGTGAAAGCCAAGGTGACCACTGCCATGGAGATGACCACAGCCATCAGTGCTGG GGACCTGCTCTCCCCAGACTCCCTCCTCAACTGCCTCTATCCAGGGGACCACGGGAGGAAAACGCCCAACCCAGCCAACCAGTTCCAGTTCGATAAAGTGGG CATCCTGACCCTGAGTGACTACgtgacagagctgggacacCCCTACGTGTGGGTGCAGAAGCTGGGCGGCCTGCATTTCCCCAAGGAACAGCCTCAG cacacAGTGGCTGCTGACAATTCCCTGAGTGCCAGCCACATGGAGCTGACTGTGAAGCTGCTCCGGAGCCGCCTGCAGTCCCGCCTGGCCCTGCACAAGCAGTTTGCATCCCTCG AGCACGGTGTTGTGCCGGTGTCCAGCGagtgccagcagctcttcccGACCAAAATCGTCTCGCGCCTGGTGAAGTGGACTGCCATTCCCTATGAGGATTATGCT gagctgccctaCACTAAGGATGTGATAGAGGCTGGCTTGGCTGAAGACACTCACCTCTACTACATGGCCCTGATAGAGAGGGGAACAG CCAAGCTGCAGGCGGCCGTGGTGCTGAACCCCGGGTATTCCACGCTGCCTCCCGTCTTCAGCCTGTGCCTGAACTGGAAGGGAGAGCGCAACAGCAGCAACGACGACAACATTCGG GCCATGGAGAGCGAGGTCAATGTCTACTACAAGGAGCTGTGGGGGCCCAAACCCGGCTACCAGCTGCTCACCAACCAGCTGCAGCGCCTGTGCATGGTGCTGGACGTGTACCTGGAGACAGAGCCCCACGATCCCAGCGTGGAGGGGCCCAAGGAATTCCCCCAGGAGAAGATGTGTCTGCGCCTGGTCAG gggTCCCCTGCGCCTGAAACCCTTCAAGTTCAACTACCCCCAGGGGTTCTTCAGCCATcgctga
- the THOC5 gene encoding THO complex subunit 5 homolog isoform X8 encodes MVPSNPPDVRYYSEESEVDLRDPIKDYELYRETCQELQRLMAEIQELKSRGIKENASEIDERRVQSCVHFMTLKKLNRLAHIRLKKGRDQTHEAKQKVDAYHLQLQNLLYEVMHLQKEITKCLEFKSKHEEIELVSLEEFYKEAPPEISRPAITLTEPHQQTLARLDWELEQRKRLAEKYKECLTSKEKILKEIEVKKEYLSSLQPRLNSIMQASLPVQEYLFMPFDQAHKQYETARHLPPPLYVLFVQASAYGQACDKKLVVAIEGSVEEAKALYKPPEDSQDDESDSDAEEEQTTKRRRPTLGVQLDDKRKEMLKRHPLSVTLDLKCKDENVLHLTFHYLMNLNVMTVKAKVTTAMEMTTAISAGDLLSPDSLLNCLYPGDHGRKTPNPANQFQFDKVGILTLSDYVTELGHPYVWVQKLGGLHFPKEQPQHTVAADNSLSASHMELTVKLLRSRLQSRLALHKQFASLEHGVVPVSSECQQLFPTKIVSRLVKWTAIPYEDYAELPYTKDVIEAGLAEDTHLYYMALIERGTAKLQAAVVLNPGYSTLPPVFSLCLNWKGERNSSNDDNIRAMESEVNVYYKELWGPKPGYQLLTNQLQRLCMVLDVYLETEPHDPSVEGPKEFPQEKMCLRLVRGPLRLKPFKFNYPQGFFSHR; translated from the exons ATGGTGCCTTCAAACCCTCCC GATGTCAGGTACTACAGCGAGGAGAGCGAGGTGGATCTGCGTGACCCCATCAAGGACTACGAGCTCTACAGGGAGACCTGCCAGGAGCTCCAGAGGCTCATGGCAGAGATCCAGGAGCTGAAGAGCCGGGGCATCAAGGAAAAT GCCTCGGAGATCGACGAGCGGCGCGTCCAGAGCTGTGTCCACTTCATGACCCTGAAGAAGCTGAACCGCCTGGCCCACATCCGGCTGAAGAAGGGCAGGGACCAGACCCACGAG GCAAAGCAGAAGGTCGATGCCTAtcacctgcagctccagaaCCTGCTCTACGAGGTGATGCACCTGCAGAAAGAGATCACCAAGTGCCTGGAATTCAA ATCCAAACACGAGGAGATCGAGCTGGTGAGCCTGGAGGAGTTCTACAAAGAGGCTCCCCCTGAAATCAGCCGCCCTGCCATCACCCTGACCGAGCCCCACCAGCAGACCCTGGCCCGCCTGgactgggagctggagcagcgcaAGAG GCTGGCAGAGAAATACAAGGAGTGCCTGACCAGCAAGGAGAAGATCCTGAAGGAGATTGAGGTGAAGAAGGAATATCTGAGCAGCCTCCAGCCTCGACTCAACAGCATCATGCAG GCCTCCCTGCCTGTGCAGGAGTACCTGTTCATGCCCTTCGACCAGGCTCACAAGCAGTACGAGACCGCCCGGCACCTCCCGCCGCCTCTCTACGTCCTCTTCGTCCAAGCCAGTGCCTACGGACAGGCCTGTG ATAAGAAGTTGGTGGTGGCCATTGAAGGAAGTGTGGAGGAAGCCAAAGCCCTTTATAAGCCACCTGAGGACTCGCAGG ATGATGAGAGCGATTCTGACGCAGAGGAGGAGCAAACCACG AAGCGGCGCAGGCCCACCCTGGGCGTGCAGCTGGACGACAAACGCAAGGAGATGCTGAAGAGACACCCCTTGTCCGTCACCCTGGACCTGAAGTGCAAGG ACGAGAACGTGCTTCACCTGACCTTCCACTACCTGATGAACCTCAACGTCATGACAGTGAAAGCCAAGGTGACCACTGCCATGGAGATGACCACAGCCATCAGTGCTGG GGACCTGCTCTCCCCAGACTCCCTCCTCAACTGCCTCTATCCAGGGGACCACGGGAGGAAAACGCCCAACCCAGCCAACCAGTTCCAGTTCGATAAAGTGGG CATCCTGACCCTGAGTGACTACgtgacagagctgggacacCCCTACGTGTGGGTGCAGAAGCTGGGCGGCCTGCATTTCCCCAAGGAACAGCCTCAG cacacAGTGGCTGCTGACAATTCCCTGAGTGCCAGCCACATGGAGCTGACTGTGAAGCTGCTCCGGAGCCGCCTGCAGTCCCGCCTGGCCCTGCACAAGCAGTTTGCATCCCTCG AGCACGGTGTTGTGCCGGTGTCCAGCGagtgccagcagctcttcccGACCAAAATCGTCTCGCGCCTGGTGAAGTGGACTGCCATTCCCTATGAGGATTATGCT gagctgccctaCACTAAGGATGTGATAGAGGCTGGCTTGGCTGAAGACACTCACCTCTACTACATGGCCCTGATAGAGAGGGGAACAG CCAAGCTGCAGGCGGCCGTGGTGCTGAACCCCGGGTATTCCACGCTGCCTCCCGTCTTCAGCCTGTGCCTGAACTGGAAGGGAGAGCGCAACAGCAGCAACGACGACAACATTCGG GCCATGGAGAGCGAGGTCAATGTCTACTACAAGGAGCTGTGGGGGCCCAAACCCGGCTACCAGCTGCTCACCAACCAGCTGCAGCGCCTGTGCATGGTGCTGGACGTGTACCTGGAGACAGAGCCCCACGATCCCAGCGTGGAGGGGCCCAAGGAATTCCCCCAGGAGAAGATGTGTCTGCGCCTGGTCAG gggTCCCCTGCGCCTGAAACCCTTCAAGTTCAACTACCCCCAGGGGTTCTTCAGCCATcgctga